Proteins co-encoded in one Nonlabens agnitus genomic window:
- the topA gene encoding type I DNA topoisomerase codes for MAKNLVIVESPAKAKTIEKFLGKDYKVASSFGHIADLPAKELGVAVDKGFEPKYIVSSDKKDLVKKLKKMAAESDMVWLASDEDREGEAIAWHLAEQLDLKKDKTKRIVFNAITKSAVQKAIDNPRSIDYDLVNAQQARRVLDRIVGYEISPILWRKVKGGASAGRVQSVAVRLIVEREQEILDFQGDNFYRVDADFATDDKKTLKAKLPSNLSSRKEAEDFLDLNKGAKFHVSDLVKKPAKKSPAPPFTTSTLQQEASRKLSFNVSRTMQLAQRLYEAGLITYMRTDSVNLSSEAKSGAKDEILKAYGKDFHKERNYKGKSKGAQEAHEAIRPTDFALHSSGADRDQTRLYELIWKRAIASQMSDAQLERTNVTIAADKHDKNFTASGEIVKFEGFLKVYLESTDDEDLEQEGLLPPLKKGQQLTNKKITATERFSRPPYRYSEASLVKKLEELGIGRPSTYAPTITTIQNRKYVEKGQSTGEERAYVQLVLKDSKVVEKELSETTGSNKGKLIPTDVGRVVNDFLVEHFENILDYNFTAKVEESFDNIAEGKEEWTDMMDHFYKNFHPTVTDVAENAEREVGERVLGTDPKTGKPISVRLGRFGAMAQIGSVEDEEKPQFASLLPSQSLNTITLEEVMDLFKLPRTLGEYNGHPVEVNQGRFGPYVKFNEKTFVSLEDGDDPMSLTFERAAELIAAKEKADAPIYMYDEQPVTKGVGRFGPYIKWAGMFISVNKKYDFDNLTNDDIETLIKDKIQKEKDKLIVDWEEEGIRIEKARWGRHNIIKGKTKVELAKTIDPLKITLEEAKEMIAKKAPKKKAPAKKKAATKKKAPAKKKTASAKAKKK; via the coding sequence ATGGCAAAGAATCTGGTAATTGTAGAGTCGCCCGCAAAGGCAAAAACGATCGAGAAATTTCTAGGGAAAGACTATAAGGTAGCCTCTAGTTTTGGACATATCGCAGACTTGCCGGCAAAAGAACTGGGCGTTGCGGTGGACAAAGGCTTTGAGCCTAAATATATCGTGAGCAGTGACAAGAAGGATCTGGTCAAGAAGCTCAAGAAAATGGCAGCCGAATCTGATATGGTCTGGCTCGCGAGTGATGAGGACCGTGAAGGAGAAGCCATCGCATGGCACCTTGCAGAGCAGCTGGATTTGAAAAAAGACAAGACTAAGCGTATTGTTTTTAATGCAATTACAAAAAGTGCCGTTCAAAAGGCCATTGATAATCCACGCAGCATCGACTATGACCTGGTCAATGCGCAGCAGGCGAGACGAGTGCTGGACAGAATTGTTGGCTACGAGATCTCACCTATATTATGGAGAAAGGTAAAAGGTGGCGCCAGTGCTGGCCGTGTTCAATCTGTAGCAGTGCGACTGATTGTAGAGCGTGAGCAGGAAATATTAGATTTTCAAGGCGACAATTTTTATCGTGTGGATGCAGATTTTGCTACAGACGATAAGAAAACCCTTAAGGCCAAACTACCATCAAACCTATCCAGCCGCAAGGAAGCAGAAGATTTCCTGGATTTAAATAAAGGAGCCAAATTTCACGTATCAGATCTGGTTAAAAAACCAGCCAAAAAATCTCCTGCTCCACCATTTACAACTTCGACTTTACAACAAGAAGCTTCCAGAAAGCTGTCTTTTAACGTGAGCCGCACCATGCAGCTGGCGCAAAGGTTATATGAAGCCGGTCTCATTACTTATATGAGAACAGATAGTGTCAACTTGAGCAGTGAGGCAAAAAGTGGTGCTAAAGATGAGATCTTAAAAGCCTATGGCAAGGATTTTCATAAAGAGCGCAATTATAAAGGAAAGTCAAAAGGAGCCCAAGAAGCTCACGAGGCCATAAGACCTACTGACTTTGCTTTGCATTCTTCTGGAGCAGATCGTGATCAGACCAGATTGTATGAATTGATCTGGAAACGCGCTATCGCATCACAAATGAGCGACGCCCAGTTAGAGCGCACTAATGTTACTATCGCTGCAGACAAGCACGATAAAAACTTTACGGCCAGTGGTGAAATCGTCAAATTTGAAGGTTTCTTGAAGGTGTATCTGGAAAGTACAGATGATGAAGATCTGGAACAAGAAGGATTGTTGCCACCATTGAAAAAAGGACAACAACTTACTAATAAAAAGATTACTGCTACAGAGCGTTTTTCACGACCACCTTATCGTTATAGTGAAGCATCTTTAGTGAAGAAATTGGAAGAACTGGGTATAGGTCGTCCATCCACTTATGCACCTACCATCACTACGATTCAAAACCGTAAGTATGTAGAAAAAGGACAAAGTACGGGAGAAGAACGTGCTTACGTTCAGCTAGTTTTGAAAGATTCCAAAGTGGTAGAAAAAGAACTTTCTGAAACTACTGGTAGTAATAAGGGAAAACTAATACCAACAGATGTAGGTCGAGTGGTAAATGATTTCCTAGTAGAGCATTTTGAGAATATTCTCGATTATAACTTTACAGCCAAAGTAGAAGAGTCTTTTGACAACATCGCCGAAGGAAAGGAAGAATGGACTGATATGATGGACCATTTCTATAAAAATTTTCACCCAACGGTTACAGATGTTGCAGAAAATGCAGAACGTGAAGTAGGCGAGCGAGTGCTGGGAACAGATCCTAAAACAGGTAAACCTATATCGGTTCGTTTAGGAAGATTTGGTGCGATGGCTCAAATTGGTTCTGTAGAGGATGAGGAAAAACCTCAATTTGCCAGTTTGTTACCGTCACAATCTTTGAACACAATTACTTTGGAAGAAGTTATGGACTTGTTCAAGTTGCCTAGAACTCTAGGCGAATACAACGGTCATCCAGTTGAGGTGAACCAAGGTCGATTTGGCCCATACGTGAAATTCAACGAGAAGACCTTTGTGTCTTTGGAAGATGGCGATGATCCTATGTCACTGACTTTTGAGCGTGCTGCAGAACTTATTGCAGCAAAAGAAAAGGCAGATGCTCCTATATATATGTACGACGAGCAACCGGTTACTAAAGGTGTAGGTCGTTTTGGTCCGTACATCAAATGGGCAGGAATGTTCATCTCTGTCAACAAGAAATACGATTTTGATAACCTGACAAACGATGATATCGAGACCTTGATCAAGGATAAAATCCAGAAAGAGAAAGACAAGCTTATCGTTGACTGGGAAGAAGAAGGCATCAGGATTGAAAAAGCACGTTGGGGTCGACACAATATCATCAAGGGTAAAACGAAGGTCGAACTTGCTAAAACCATCGATCCTTTGAAGATCACTTTAGAGGAAGCTAAAGAGATGATCGCTAAAAAAGCTCCCAAGAAAAAGGCGCCAGCCAAGAAGAAGGCTGCCACTAAGAAAAAAGCACCAGCTAAGAAGAAGACCGCTTCCGCGAAAGCGAAAAAGAAATAA
- a CDS encoding formimidoylglutamase gives MSLEYLQPIDDATVAHARIQEERTLGKTILLHTKQDGLPDLGKLDIVLISILENRRDQNALLPMGNLDGVRRKLYELFPGNWHSTIADLGDIQAGESVEDTYYVVRELTAYFLKEEILPIILGGSQDLMYPMYRAFDDIKAMINVVNVDHRFDLGNIEMPIDSHSYIGKMVATEPYNLFNYSNLGYQTYFNSQEEIDLLDRLFFDAIRLGELQGDMTIAEPVIRDCDLLGIDLLSVQANDLLYDKGHPNGFQSAQMCSLSRYSGISDRLKAFGIFEIPSGDFPVLESAVSQIIWYFLEGYNFRHGEYPINVSSGFLKYQVPIEDQILNFYKSVKTERWWIELPFNSAINNKLKQYTLLPCDKKDYLQATDQILPERWLKARQKNEI, from the coding sequence ATGAGTCTAGAATATCTCCAGCCTATTGATGATGCCACGGTGGCACACGCTAGGATTCAAGAAGAACGTACACTAGGTAAGACCATCCTGCTACATACAAAGCAGGATGGTCTTCCTGATTTGGGTAAGTTGGACATTGTCCTGATTTCTATTTTGGAAAACCGCAGAGATCAAAATGCGTTGCTACCCATGGGAAATCTGGATGGTGTACGTCGCAAACTGTACGAACTGTTCCCGGGAAACTGGCACAGCACCATCGCAGACCTAGGCGATATCCAGGCCGGCGAGAGTGTTGAGGATACCTATTATGTGGTAAGGGAATTAACCGCCTATTTTCTCAAAGAGGAAATATTACCCATCATTCTAGGTGGTAGTCAGGATTTGATGTATCCCATGTATAGGGCGTTTGATGATATTAAAGCTATGATCAATGTGGTCAATGTTGACCATCGTTTCGATCTTGGGAATATTGAGATGCCTATCGATAGTCATAGCTATATAGGTAAAATGGTGGCGACAGAACCTTATAATCTTTTCAATTACAGCAATCTGGGTTATCAAACCTATTTCAATTCTCAAGAAGAAATTGATCTACTGGACCGTCTATTTTTTGATGCCATAAGATTAGGAGAACTTCAAGGAGATATGACCATCGCAGAACCCGTAATAAGAGACTGTGATTTGCTGGGAATTGATCTTTTAAGCGTTCAAGCAAATGATCTTTTATATGATAAAGGGCACCCAAATGGATTTCAATCGGCTCAAATGTGCAGTTTGTCGAGATATTCTGGAATTAGCGATCGATTAAAAGCATTCGGAATTTTTGAGATTCCTAGTGGTGATTTTCCAGTTTTGGAAAGTGCTGTTTCACAGATCATCTGGTACTTCCTTGAGGGCTATAATTTTAGGCATGGTGAGTACCCGATTAACGTTTCATCGGGATTTTTGAAATATCAGGTTCCTATTGAAGATCAGATACTTAACTTTTACAAATCTGTTAAAACAGAGCGCTGGTGGATTGAATTGCCCTTTAATTCGGCCATCAATAATAAACTAAAACAATACACGTTATTACCGTGTGACAAGAAGGATTATCTTCAAGCTACCGATCAAATTTTGCCAGAACGGTGGTTAAAAGCACGTCAAAAAAACGAGATATAA
- the porK gene encoding T9SS ring complex lipoprotein PorK/GldK has protein sequence MKKLLMLVAVVAFLASCGKGDRGQLVGVKGKKWHPEKPYGMTLVPGGSFIMGKADDDIAATLNAPAKTVTVPSFYMDETEITNSEYRQFTEWVRDSTLRMRLAILADDEGLTPGDGGTGDFAFKDASNEDPSVWEQYVEDNYIGLGETGYEGRQLNWDEDLIWDTEDIPDEYYAEAYDSMYIPFEEAYNGKRSVDVEKLIFRYSVKDIQKAVKNPGLSRKEFIKTYITKIYPDTTVWIRDFNYSYNEPMHNDYFYHEAYSDYPVVGVNWMQAKAFAQWRTLYHNGYRRKQKGRDDVFPYRLPTEAEWEYAARGGLEGATFPWGGPYAKNDRGCFLANFKPLRGDYAADQALYTVEADAYEPNDYNLYNMSGNVSEWVNSSYEPGAYEYMSSMSPIVNDENNRRKGVRGGSWKDVSYFLEVGTRDYEYQDSARSYIGFRTVQSYVGTDVTLNAATN, from the coding sequence ATGAAAAAATTACTAATGCTCGTGGCGGTTGTCGCATTTCTTGCCAGTTGTGGTAAAGGCGATCGCGGTCAACTGGTAGGTGTAAAGGGTAAGAAATGGCATCCAGAAAAACCGTATGGTATGACTCTGGTTCCTGGTGGATCTTTTATCATGGGTAAAGCAGATGATGATATCGCTGCAACACTCAATGCTCCAGCCAAAACAGTTACAGTGCCATCCTTCTATATGGATGAGACTGAGATTACTAACTCAGAATACAGACAGTTTACAGAATGGGTGCGTGACTCAACCCTAAGGATGAGACTTGCCATACTTGCAGACGATGAAGGTTTGACGCCAGGTGATGGTGGTACAGGCGATTTTGCGTTCAAGGATGCTAGTAATGAAGACCCATCAGTTTGGGAGCAATATGTAGAAGATAACTACATAGGTTTAGGCGAAACAGGTTATGAAGGCCGTCAATTAAACTGGGATGAAGATCTTATCTGGGATACAGAAGATATTCCTGACGAATATTATGCAGAGGCTTACGATTCCATGTACATTCCTTTTGAAGAAGCTTATAACGGTAAGCGATCCGTCGATGTGGAAAAACTCATTTTTAGATACTCTGTAAAGGATATTCAAAAAGCAGTGAAAAATCCTGGTTTGAGTAGAAAGGAGTTCATTAAGACTTACATTACCAAGATCTATCCGGACACTACTGTATGGATTCGTGATTTTAACTACAGTTATAACGAGCCAATGCACAATGATTATTTCTATCATGAAGCATATAGCGACTATCCTGTAGTAGGTGTGAACTGGATGCAGGCAAAAGCTTTCGCACAATGGAGAACTTTATATCACAATGGTTACCGTAGAAAGCAAAAAGGACGCGACGACGTTTTCCCTTACAGACTACCTACTGAGGCAGAATGGGAATATGCGGCTCGTGGCGGTCTAGAAGGTGCAACGTTTCCTTGGGGTGGACCTTATGCTAAAAACGACCGCGGTTGTTTCTTGGCAAACTTCAAACCTTTACGTGGAGATTACGCGGCAGATCAAGCTCTTTATACAGTAGAGGCAGATGCGTACGAGCCTAACGATTACAATTTATACAACATGTCTGGTAACGTTTCAGAATGGGTGAATTCATCCTACGAGCCAGGAGCGTATGAGTACATGAGTTCCATGAGTCCAATCGTAAATGATGAAAACAACCGCCGTAAAGGTGTGCGTGGTGGCTCTTGGAAAGATGTTTCCTACTTCCTGGAAGTCGGTACAAGAGATTATGAATACCAAGACTCTGCAAGAAGTTACATCGGCTTTAGAACCGTTCAATCTTATGTAGGTACTGATGTCACCTTGAACGCAGCAACAAATTAA
- the porL gene encoding type IX secretion system motor protein PorL/GldL, translating to MAQSKTTKKLFNMAYGLGAAVVIVGALFKILHWELPLGFYTLTGGDLLAIGLLTEAAIFAISAFEPVEDDVDWSIVYPELAGGPASAKAKKTTVIEEEEASGMLSKKLDAMLKDAKVDAALMESLGTSIRSFEGAAKGIAPTAEAMSSTKKYSEEMALAAAQMESLNSLYKVQVESTARQAEVNEQVAQNAGRLKDQMEGLANNLSSLNGVYGNMLGAMKG from the coding sequence ATGGCACAATCTAAAACAACAAAGAAATTATTTAACATGGCTTACGGTCTTGGAGCCGCAGTCGTAATCGTTGGAGCACTTTTCAAAATCCTTCACTGGGAATTGCCTCTAGGGTTTTATACCTTAACAGGTGGTGACCTTTTGGCTATTGGACTTTTAACTGAGGCCGCCATTTTTGCGATATCCGCGTTTGAGCCTGTTGAGGATGATGTTGATTGGTCCATCGTTTATCCAGAGCTTGCTGGTGGTCCCGCTTCCGCGAAAGCGAAAAAGACAACCGTCATCGAGGAAGAAGAAGCGTCAGGAATGTTATCCAAGAAATTGGATGCCATGCTTAAGGATGCCAAAGTAGATGCCGCATTGATGGAAAGTCTAGGAACCAGCATTAGAAGTTTTGAAGGAGCGGCCAAAGGAATCGCACCAACTGCTGAAGCAATGTCTTCAACTAAGAAATATTCTGAAGAGATGGCTCTTGCCGCAGCTCAAATGGAATCATTGAACAGCCTTTACAAAGTACAGGTAGAAAGTACCGCACGCCAGGCCGAGGTGAATGAGCAAGTAGCTCAAAACGCTGGACGTCTTAAAGATCAAATGGAAGGATTAGCAAATAACCTGAGCAGCCTTAACGGCGTTTATGGTAACATGCTAGGAGCCATGAAGGGATAA
- the porM gene encoding type IX secretion system motor protein PorM/GldM — MAGGQGPRQKMINLMYLVFIAMLALNMSKEVLTAFGLMEESVADNNETLEVRNEASFEALAAKAKEQPKQYQEAAESAAKVTQISEDFDNYLSELKAEMMASIDPENQGDYQSQDKTDFLDTKFFQGDGLSEDGKVFIQQMNDYRTGMIAALPDAGYDALKEEINNKFDTSDVLSERSNPDSEKINYLNYHFEGYPLIASKAKITQMQNDIKNAEADVLGQLLQGELIEIASMNNYRSIVSLEKGAFFNGETVTGEVVLGRYDDNMKPTKVIINGSEVPASQIQNGRVMLNFGAGAVGDKEITGEMQFVENGETVTIPINQKYSVIGKPNSATISADKMNVVYRGVDNPMTISFAGVDPSKVSASAPGLSSRGGSSYLMKPAGGASVNINVSAKLPDGSTATDSKSFRIKDLPNPTGLISGEFDGVRKNRANLAISTVSAAFLDFDFDLTPQVTEFIFKVQGQPGIKVSGNKLNDAAKAALQRAPQGSIVQIAQIKTTVPGVRTKATTPVSVELTD; from the coding sequence ATGGCAGGAGGACAAGGCCCAAGGCAGAAGATGATTAACCTAATGTATCTGGTTTTTATCGCGATGCTGGCATTGAACATGAGTAAGGAAGTCTTGACGGCTTTTGGTCTTATGGAAGAAAGCGTTGCTGATAATAACGAGACTCTAGAGGTGCGCAATGAAGCATCTTTTGAGGCGTTAGCAGCAAAAGCAAAAGAACAACCCAAACAATATCAAGAGGCAGCAGAATCTGCAGCTAAGGTGACGCAGATAAGTGAAGATTTTGACAATTATCTGTCAGAGCTTAAGGCAGAGATGATGGCTTCCATTGATCCAGAAAATCAAGGAGATTATCAATCACAGGATAAAACAGACTTTTTAGATACAAAGTTTTTCCAAGGTGATGGACTGTCTGAAGATGGAAAGGTTTTCATTCAACAAATGAACGATTACCGTACCGGTATGATAGCAGCACTCCCAGATGCTGGATATGACGCTTTGAAAGAAGAAATCAACAATAAGTTTGATACCAGCGATGTACTGTCCGAGCGCAGTAATCCAGACAGTGAGAAAATCAATTATTTGAATTATCACTTTGAAGGTTATCCATTAATTGCCTCGAAGGCAAAGATCACACAAATGCAAAACGACATCAAGAATGCTGAGGCAGATGTGTTAGGTCAATTGTTACAAGGTGAATTGATCGAGATTGCTTCCATGAATAACTATAGATCTATAGTGAGTTTGGAAAAAGGAGCATTCTTTAACGGTGAGACGGTTACTGGTGAGGTAGTATTGGGTCGTTACGATGATAATATGAAGCCAACAAAAGTGATCATCAATGGATCTGAGGTTCCAGCAAGTCAAATCCAAAATGGACGCGTGATGCTTAACTTCGGTGCAGGTGCTGTAGGTGATAAAGAAATCACTGGTGAGATGCAATTTGTCGAAAATGGTGAAACCGTAACCATTCCTATCAATCAGAAATACTCTGTTATTGGTAAACCTAACTCTGCTACGATCAGTGCAGATAAAATGAACGTTGTTTATCGTGGTGTAGATAACCCAATGACGATTTCTTTTGCAGGAGTAGATCCTAGCAAGGTATCTGCAAGCGCTCCAGGTTTGAGCAGTCGCGGTGGATCTAGTTACTTGATGAAACCAGCTGGTGGAGCTAGTGTCAACATCAATGTGAGCGCAAAGCTTCCTGATGGATCAACAGCGACAGACAGTAAGTCATTCCGTATCAAAGATCTTCCTAATCCTACGGGATTGATCAGTGGAGAATTTGATGGTGTACGTAAAAACAGAGCCAATCTTGCAATATCAACGGTGTCTGCAGCGTTCTTAGACTTTGATTTTGATTTAACGCCACAAGTGACAGAATTTATATTTAAAGTTCAAGGACAGCCAGGTATCAAAGTATCTGGAAATAAATTGAACGACGCCGCAAAGGCAGCCTTACAACGTGCACCTCAAGGATCCATCGTACAGATCGCACAGATCAAAACGACCGTTCCTGGCGTACGTACTAAAGCAACGACACCGGTATCTGTTGAATTGACAGATTAA
- the porN gene encoding type IX secretion system ring subunit PorN/GldN: MMNKLVALFTIFLAVGMVQAQNNILNAKSFDEIGEKTLEQVINDNDKPLPYGFVGDRDILWERNVWEKIDLDEKVNFPLYYPVDTNFVGSERRSLFHVITKAAAEGKVKLYADSYGNTERKFEDLGSSLKRVDTSDVGIQRYNETGSVPAEFITTTTINANMVSQYHIRGVWYFDSRQAEMKYRMIALAPVTPDVNFLDDPQGIELFWVFYPDMRDILHEAKVFNEKNSARPLTFDHLLNSRHFNATIYKIDNVQGDREIESYITNNSMMQLLESDRLKETIRNFELDMWNY; the protein is encoded by the coding sequence ATGATGAATAAATTAGTAGCCCTTTTTACGATCTTCCTCGCAGTTGGAATGGTTCAGGCTCAGAATAATATTCTGAATGCAAAATCATTTGACGAGATAGGTGAGAAAACACTCGAGCAAGTAATCAATGATAACGATAAGCCTTTGCCTTACGGTTTCGTTGGAGACCGTGATATCCTTTGGGAACGTAATGTTTGGGAAAAGATAGATCTTGATGAAAAGGTAAACTTTCCATTGTATTATCCAGTAGATACCAACTTTGTAGGTAGTGAACGTCGATCATTATTTCATGTGATTACTAAAGCTGCAGCAGAAGGTAAAGTGAAACTTTATGCGGACTCCTATGGTAATACAGAACGCAAGTTTGAGGATTTAGGAAGCAGTTTAAAGCGTGTAGATACTTCAGATGTTGGTATCCAGCGTTACAATGAAACTGGAAGCGTTCCTGCAGAATTCATCACTACAACGACTATCAATGCTAACATGGTTTCCCAGTATCATATACGTGGTGTATGGTATTTTGACAGCCGCCAGGCAGAAATGAAATATAGAATGATTGCGTTAGCACCAGTAACTCCAGACGTTAACTTTCTGGACGACCCTCAAGGTATTGAGTTGTTTTGGGTATTCTATCCAGACATGAGAGATATTCTACATGAGGCCAAAGTATTTAACGAAAAGAATTCCGCGAGGCCATTGACGTTTGACCATTTGTTGAATTCAAGACATTTCAATGCAACGATTTATAAGATTGATAACGTTCAAGGTGATCGCGAGATAGAAAGCTACATCACCAACAATTCCATGATGCAGTTGCTAGAGTCAGATCGACTTAAAGAAACGATCAGGAACTTTGAGCTGGATATGTGGAACTACTAA
- a CDS encoding NAD(P)/FAD-dependent oxidoreductase — protein MKDVIIVGGGISGTTLAWQWFLQGKSVQWYADGIKSSSHVAAGVFNPVVLKRSSPIWKAQEQLDFMFPFYKEVEKYLEAPVIELLPVWRRFHDSKERATWTRKSVREDLDNLMLTEPTDDPIDGIKAANGYGIVKHTGWLDTLSYMKSSMDFFNLRNEFFEEGFDYEKLSMSDDLITYKDITAQAVVFAEGNQLPHNPWFHQMPLQGNKGEILIIRCPGLQLQQIVKSSVFLMPYRDDLFWVGATYDREYESIQPSQKAKDFLISKLETFLELPYEIVDHKSGIRPTTIDRRPFLGLHKEFKNLYVFNGMGSRASLIAPWASKCLFDFIYQDISLPAEMDISRFEDQ, from the coding sequence ATGAAAGATGTGATTATAGTTGGTGGTGGTATTTCTGGAACTACGCTGGCATGGCAGTGGTTCTTGCAAGGTAAATCGGTGCAGTGGTATGCAGACGGCATTAAGTCTTCTAGCCATGTCGCTGCTGGTGTTTTTAATCCAGTGGTTCTCAAAAGATCCAGTCCTATCTGGAAGGCTCAAGAACAGCTGGACTTCATGTTTCCTTTTTATAAAGAGGTCGAGAAATATCTGGAAGCTCCAGTCATAGAACTTCTACCCGTATGGCGTCGTTTCCACGACTCAAAAGAGCGCGCCACGTGGACGAGAAAGTCTGTTAGGGAAGATCTGGACAATTTGATGCTAACGGAGCCTACAGACGATCCAATTGACGGAATTAAAGCCGCTAATGGTTATGGTATTGTCAAGCATACTGGATGGCTAGACACATTAAGTTACATGAAGAGCTCTATGGACTTCTTCAATTTGAGAAACGAATTCTTTGAGGAAGGTTTTGATTATGAAAAGCTTTCCATGTCAGACGATCTCATCACCTATAAGGATATTACTGCCCAAGCAGTGGTTTTTGCCGAAGGAAACCAACTGCCGCACAATCCGTGGTTTCATCAAATGCCGCTACAGGGAAATAAGGGAGAAATTCTCATTATACGTTGTCCAGGTCTACAATTGCAACAGATTGTCAAATCCTCAGTTTTCTTGATGCCCTATCGTGATGACTTGTTTTGGGTTGGTGCTACATACGATCGTGAATATGAATCTATACAGCCATCCCAAAAGGCAAAGGATTTTTTGATTTCAAAACTGGAAACCTTTTTAGAACTGCCTTATGAAATCGTAGACCACAAAAGCGGTATACGACCTACCACGATCGATAGAAGACCATTTCTGGGACTGCACAAAGAGTTCAAAAATCTGTATGTTTTCAATGGTATGGGAAGTCGAGCATCATTGATCGCGCCTTGGGCTTCAAAGTGCCTCTTTGACTTTATCTATCAAGACATAAGCCTACCTGCTGAGATGGATATTTCCAGATTTGAAGACCAGTAA
- a CDS encoding DUF983 domain-containing protein — MLKGTKIYSIFTGTCPVCQEESMYTSGNLYKPSKTQEMNERCSHCGTKYKIEPSFFYGSMYVSYGVGVAIAIATFVITYFVFNMTPLSIFFVIMAVMILGLPIVIRLSRNIWINIFMDYDPEKASK; from the coding sequence ATGCTAAAAGGCACTAAAATCTACAGTATTTTTACCGGCACATGTCCTGTATGCCAGGAAGAATCCATGTATACCAGCGGCAATCTTTATAAACCGAGTAAAACCCAAGAGATGAACGAGCGCTGCTCTCATTGCGGGACTAAATACAAGATTGAGCCTAGCTTTTTCTATGGCTCTATGTATGTAAGTTATGGTGTAGGCGTGGCGATTGCGATTGCGACTTTTGTGATTACCTACTTTGTATTTAACATGACGCCGCTGAGCATCTTTTTTGTGATTATGGCGGTGATGATTCTGGGACTACCCATTGTAATAAGGCTTTCGCGTAATATATGGATCAATATATTTATGGATTACGACCCTGAAAAGGCCAGCAAATAG